One stretch of Miscanthus floridulus cultivar M001 chromosome 18, ASM1932011v1, whole genome shotgun sequence DNA includes these proteins:
- the LOC136521184 gene encoding protein METHYLENE BLUE SENSITIVITY 1-like, giving the protein MTGKAKPKKHTAKEIAAKIAAATTNRGGGKAGQADRLGQDKGGHAKLACPLCRIPAPDIKSMQIHHEARHPKLPFEPEKLVNLHSSAPAPAAAAEATTSKPKPGVRGSLKK; this is encoded by the coding sequence ATGACGGGGAAGGCGAAGCCGAAGAAGCACACGGCGAAGGAGATCGCCGCGAAGATCGCCGCGGCGACGACGAACCGCGGCGGCGGCAAGGCTGGGCAGGCGGACCGGCTGGGGCAGGACAAGGGCGGGCACGCGAAGCTGGCGTGCCCACTCTGCCGCATCCCGGCGCCCGACATCAAGTCTATGCAGATCCACCATGAGGCGCGCCACCCCAAGCTTCCCTtcgagccggagaagctcgtcaACCTGCACtcctccgcccccgcccccgccgccgccgccgaggccacCACCTCCAAGCCCAAGCCCGGCGTCCGCGGCAGCCTCAAGAAGTAG
- the LOC136524638 gene encoding uncharacterized mitochondrial protein AtMg00810-like codes for MASCFQMSNLGVLSYYLGIEMRQGKEMLTLGQSTYASKLLEWSGMAECKPCMTPMEERLKLMKDSTMAKVDGTLYRSIIGGLRYLVHIRSDNSFVVGYVSCFMEDP; via the coding sequence ATGGCGTCTTGTTTTCAAATGAGCAATCTCGGCGTGCTCTCCTATTACCTCGGCATCGAgatgagacaggggaaggagatgCTAACGCTTGGTCAAAGCACATACGCCTCGAAGCTGTTAGagtggagcggcatggctgagtgcaagccgtgcatgactccaatggaggagcggctgaagcttaTGAAGGACAGTACCATGGCGAAGGTAGATGGAACACTCTATcggagcatcatcggcggtctacgctacctagtccacataagGTCAGACAATTCATttgtcgtgggctacgtcagctgcttcatggaggatccctga